The Thermoanaerobacterium thermosaccharolyticum DSM 571 region GAGCTAAAATAATCAAATCAAATATCATCAAGCATGGAAAAACATCTATTGTAACTCACAATAGGCAAGGATTATTTAATGGCATAAAAAACCCTATTAAAGCCATGAGGTATCACTCGCTTATAATTGATAAGGATTCATTAACGGATGAGCTTGAAATAACTGCTGAGGCTGAAGACGGGACGATAATGGGAATTAAGCACAAGAAATTTCCAGTTTATGGACTGCAATTTCACCCTGAATCGATATTAACAGAAGAAGGCAAATCAATATTAAAAAATTATGTGGAGGGGATTTGCAATGTTAAAGGAAGCTATTGAAAAAATCATAATGAGGGAAAATCTAACAGAACTAGAAGCAAAAAGTGCTATGGATTCAATTATGAAAGGTGAATCTAGCTCAGCTCTCATAGGAGGTTATCTAATTGGTCTTAGAATGAAAGGTGAAACAATTGATGAAATAACAGGATCTGCTAAATCCATGATAGGAAATGCGGTAAGGTTAAAGCTTGATTCTCCTTACGTTATTGATACTTGTGGCACTGGTGGTGATGGTGGAAGGACATTTAATATATCTACAGCGGTTGCAATAATTACTTCATCTGCAGGTGTAAAAATAGCAAAACATGGCAATAGAGCAGTATCCAGCAAAAGCGGAAGTGCTGATGTATTAAGTGAACTTGGAGTGAAAATTGATTTGGAACCGGATATTACAAAGAAGTTTATTGATGATGTAGGTTTTGGATTCCTTTATGCTCCTAAATACCATTCAGCAATGAAGAATGTTGCACAAATAAGGAGAGAGCTTGGTTTAAGAACGGTATTTAATATATTAGGGCCGTTGACAAATCCTGCTTCTGTTAAAGGGCAAGTCCTTGGAGTTTATGACAAGAAGTTGACACATGTACTTGCAGAAGTTTTATTAAAATTAGGATGTGAAAGAGCATTAGTTGTTTATGGAAATGACGGGCTTGATGAAATAACTACGACGACTACTACAACTGTTTCTGAGGTAAAAAACGGTACAGTTATAGACTATACGATAGATCCGCATGACTATGGTATCAACTTGTCTAGAGATACTGATATAAACGGTGGCGATTCTAAAGAAAATGCAAAAATCATTTTAGATATTTTAGAAGGGCAAAAAGGACCTAAGAGAGATATTGTAGTATTAAATAGTGCAGCAGCGCTTTATGTCGGCAAAGCTGTTGACAATATAAAAGAAGGAGTAATGTTGGCAGAGCATTTGATTGACTCAGGTGCTGCATTAGGTAAATTAAATGAAATATTAAGCTATCAGAAGGTGTATTTACAATGATACTAGACGACATTGTTTCAAAGAAAAAATCTCAATTGGAGTTAGAAAAGCTACAGAAGCCATTAGAAGAGATATTAGACAAAATTGACGATGTGAATTTAAGGAATTTTAAGGAAGCTTTATGTAAAGATCGCATATCTATTATAGGGGAAATAAAAAATGCTTCCCCCTCCAAGGGAATAATCATAAAAAAATTTGATCATAAGAAAATTGCAGAATTATACGAGGAAGCCGGTGTCGATGCAATTTCAGTTCTTACAGAAAAAAACTATTTCAAGGGTGATAATAGATTTATAAATGACGTAAAAAATATTACATCAAAACCGATACTCAGAAAAGATTTTATATTTGATGAGTATCAGATATACGAAAGTAAGCTTATAGGCGCAGATGCTGTTTTGTTGATAGTAGCTATCCTAGGTAGTAACCTCAGTAGATTTTACAATATAGCTAAAGAACTTGGGCTAGATGCTATTGTCGAAGTCCATGATGAATATGAGCTTGATATCGCATTAAAGGCAGATGTTGAAATTTTAGGCATAAACAATAGAGATTTAAAGGATTTTCATGTTGATTTAAGCACAACTGAAAGGCTAATTAAATATATCCCGAATGATATTGTGTTGGTATCGGAAAGTGGTATTAAATCTTCAGAAGATGTGAAGTATCTGAAATCATTAGGAGTAAATGCTGTTTTAATTGGTGAGACTTTTATGAACATGATTGACAAAAATAAAGAAATTAAAGATTTTATAATGAGTTCAAAGGGTGTTTAATAATGGCATTGATAAAGATATGCGGAATAAGGCGCACGGAAGATGTAGAATACCTGAATATACTAAAACCTGATTATGCGGGATTTGTCTTTGCCGACAGTAAACGTAAAGTAGATATAAATACGGCACATGATTTGATAGAAAATCTTGACAGAGACATAAAAAAGGTTGGAGTATTTGTCAATGAAGAAATTTCTGAAGTAAGATATATAGCAAATTTTCTCAAACTTGATGTTTTACAATTTCACGGCGATGAAACTCAAGAATATATAGATAATTTTAAGGACTATCTTGTATGGAAGGCTATTCGAATTAGTGAAAAGAAGGATATTTCGAAAATAGAAAGTTATCATGTTGATGGCATACTTTTAGACAGCAAAATAGAAGGTTTTTATGGAGGCTCAGGAAAGAGCTTTGACTGGAATTTAATAAAAGATGCAAATATGAATTGTACGTTTATATTAGCTGGTGGTATAGATACAAATAATGTTTTAATGGCTATAAATATGTTAAAACCGGATATTGTGGATGTATCCAGCGGTGTTGAAATAGATGGTTTTAAAAATTATGATTTGATAAAAGAGATTATTTATAAAGTGAGGAGTGTAATATGATAGGAAGATTTGGTAAATTTGGGGGACAGTATGTGCCAGAAACAATCATGAGTGCTTTAATTGAACTTGAAGACGAATTTTACAAAGCAATGAAAGATGAAAATTTTATTAACGAGTATAAATATTATTTAAAGGAATATTCCGGAAGGCCGACACCTCTATACTATGCAGAAAATTTGTCAAAAAGACTAGGCGGCGCAAAAATTTATTTAAAAAGAGAAGATTTAAATCACACAGGGGCTCACAAGATAAACAATGTACTGGGGCAGATTCTATTAGCTAAAAGAATGGGTAAAAAGAAAGTTATAGCTGAGACTGGAGCAGGACAGCACGGTGTGGCAACTGCAACAGGTGCTGCAATGTTTGATATGGAATGTGAAATCTTTATGGGTGAAGAAGATATAAAGAGGCAATCATTAAATGTTTTTAGAATGAAATTGCTTGGTGCAAAAGTCACGCCGGTCAAAACCGGAACTGGGACTTTGAAAGATGCCGTAAACGAGGCAATACGCAATTGGGTTACAAACATTGATGATACATTTTACGTAATGGGATCTGTCGTAGGACCGCATCCATATCCAACGATGGTTAGAGATTTTCAGAGAGTTATAGGCGATGAGGCAAGAGAACAAATCATTAGCAAAGAAAATAGGTTGCCTGATTATATTGTTGCATGTGTTGGTGGTGGCAGCAATTCTATGGGAATATTTTACCCTTTTATAAATGACTCATTAGTAAAACTTATAGGTGTCGAGGCAGCAGGTCTTGGGATAGATACTGATAAACATGCTGCCACTATGGCAAAAGGAAGCATTGGTGTACTTCACGGAATGATGACGTATCTGCTACAGGATGATGAGGGGCAGATAATGCCGGTTTATTCGATATCCGCAGGACTTGATTATCCTGGAGTTGGACCGGAGCACTCGTATTTAAAAGATAGCGGTAGAGCCCAATATGTTTATGCAACTGATGAAGAAGCATTATCAGCTTTTATGGATCTTTCACAAATAGAGGGAATTATAC contains the following coding sequences:
- a CDS encoding phosphoribosylanthranilate isomerase, with amino-acid sequence MALIKICGIRRTEDVEYLNILKPDYAGFVFADSKRKVDINTAHDLIENLDRDIKKVGVFVNEEISEVRYIANFLKLDVLQFHGDETQEYIDNFKDYLVWKAIRISEKKDISKIESYHVDGILLDSKIEGFYGGSGKSFDWNLIKDANMNCTFILAGGIDTNNVLMAINMLKPDIVDVSSGVEIDGFKNYDLIKEIIYKVRSVI
- the trpD gene encoding anthranilate phosphoribosyltransferase, which translates into the protein MLKEAIEKIIMRENLTELEAKSAMDSIMKGESSSALIGGYLIGLRMKGETIDEITGSAKSMIGNAVRLKLDSPYVIDTCGTGGDGGRTFNISTAVAIITSSAGVKIAKHGNRAVSSKSGSADVLSELGVKIDLEPDITKKFIDDVGFGFLYAPKYHSAMKNVAQIRRELGLRTVFNILGPLTNPASVKGQVLGVYDKKLTHVLAEVLLKLGCERALVVYGNDGLDEITTTTTTTVSEVKNGTVIDYTIDPHDYGINLSRDTDINGGDSKENAKIILDILEGQKGPKRDIVVLNSAAALYVGKAVDNIKEGVMLAEHLIDSGAALGKLNEILSYQKVYLQ
- a CDS encoding anthranilate synthase component II — translated: MLLLIDNYDSFTYNLYQFIGEIYPDIKVLRNDQIEVSDIILMKPDGIVLSPGPGRPENAGICIDVIEKFGIKIPILGICLGHQAIGYAYGAKIIKSNIIKHGKTSIVTHNRQGLFNGIKNPIKAMRYHSLIIDKDSLTDELEITAEAEDGTIMGIKHKKFPVYGLQFHPESILTEEGKSILKNYVEGICNVKGSY
- the trpB gene encoding tryptophan synthase subunit beta, coding for MIGRFGKFGGQYVPETIMSALIELEDEFYKAMKDENFINEYKYYLKEYSGRPTPLYYAENLSKRLGGAKIYLKREDLNHTGAHKINNVLGQILLAKRMGKKKVIAETGAGQHGVATATGAAMFDMECEIFMGEEDIKRQSLNVFRMKLLGAKVTPVKTGTGTLKDAVNEAIRNWVTNIDDTFYVMGSVVGPHPYPTMVRDFQRVIGDEAREQIISKENRLPDYIVACVGGGSNSMGIFYPFINDSLVKLIGVEAAGLGIDTDKHAATMAKGSIGVLHGMMTYLLQDDEGQIMPVYSISAGLDYPGVGPEHSYLKDSGRAQYVYATDEEALSAFMDLSQIEGIIPALESAHAVAYAMKLASKLSKDNIIIVNLSGRGDKDVNTVANVLGVEL
- the trpC gene encoding indole-3-glycerol phosphate synthase TrpC; this translates as MILDDIVSKKKSQLELEKLQKPLEEILDKIDDVNLRNFKEALCKDRISIIGEIKNASPSKGIIIKKFDHKKIAELYEEAGVDAISVLTEKNYFKGDNRFINDVKNITSKPILRKDFIFDEYQIYESKLIGADAVLLIVAILGSNLSRFYNIAKELGLDAIVEVHDEYELDIALKADVEILGINNRDLKDFHVDLSTTERLIKYIPNDIVLVSESGIKSSEDVKYLKSLGVNAVLIGETFMNMIDKNKEIKDFIMSSKGV